The Stomoxys calcitrans chromosome 3, idStoCalc2.1, whole genome shotgun sequence genome includes a region encoding these proteins:
- the LOC106088860 gene encoding uncharacterized protein LOC106088860 has product MANNMSAQDPNEIANIFNAFSINTGYVKELALKRLHQTLSQQLDFLSTINHCKEYNSIEVKETPHSLFSWSYEEFLARRQLKSCEWIDGLTMKYSIKCLEKQKAKADLKEIQRFMELLFKVGHKMCNETCSTEDVEEMLWKPLRDAVSYNKMPQTLVSDHSKLLSEYKEAQSRVLTMSASQGLDRQQTSLMALEDMVISSDVWYPIELRYATNWYKSKVNQIQYEKDAIHADYENDIERLKMKIIQEKHCGDSIMDCYYSLMEQYNHNIVELEERFNLELEEMENKNKYLRAQINGLNDAKQLHTEKIEQFHREIQQRLELEERRRAQAELKRQEEEAAALALLEAKKLKKQQKRKKGKAGAKKK; this is encoded by the exons ATGGCAAATAATATGAGTGCACAGGACCCCAATGAAATCGCAAACATTTTTAATGCTTTCTCTATCAATACTGGATATGTTAAGGAGTTAGCATTGAAACGTCTCCACCAGACATTGAGTCAACAACTGGATTTTCTTAGCACTATCAATCACTGTAAAGAATACAATTCTATCGAAGTTAAGGAAACTCCACACAGCCTGTTTAGTTGGTCATATGAGGAATTTCTGGCAAGAAGGCAGCTAAAATCCTGCGAGTGGATTGATGGGCTAACAAtgaaatattcaattaaatGTCTGGAAAAGCAAAAAGCCAAAGCAGATTTAAAAGAAATCCAAAGATTTATGGAATTGTTATTTAAGGTTGGCCATAAAATGTGTAATGAAACATGTAGCACAGAGGATGTGGAGGAGATGCTATGGAAGCCATTAAG agatGCCGTGTCATACAACAAAATGCCACAAACGCTTGTCAGTGACCATAGCAAATTGCTTTCCGAATATAAAGAAGCTCAGTCTCGGGTTTTGACTATGAGTGCCTCGCAAGGTTTGGACAGGCAACAGACTAGCCTAATGGCTTTAGAGGATATGGTCATAAGTTCAGATG tTTGGTATCCCATTGAGTTACGCTATGCTACAAATTGGTACAAATCAAAGGTGAATCAAATCCAATATGAAAAGGATGCCATACATGCTGACTATGAAAATGACATTGAAAGGCTTAAAATGAAGATCATCCAAGAAAAACATTGTGGCGATAGTATAATGGATTGTTATTATTCTCTGATGGAG CAATACAACCATAATATCGTTGAACTGGAAGAACGCTTCAATCTTGAATTGGAGGAAATggaaaataagaataaatacTTACGGGCACAAATTAATGGATTAAACGATGCCAAACAACTGCATACGGAGAAAATTGAACAATTTCATAGGGAAATACAACAGCGTTTGGAACTAGAGGAACGGAGGCGAGCCCAAGCCGAATTAAAGAGACAA GAAGAGGAAGCTGCTGCTTTGGCTTTATTAGAAGCCAAGAAACTAAAGAAGCAACAAAAGCGCAAAAAGGGCAAAGCTGGCGCTAAAAAGAAATGA